The sequence TGCAATTTGACCACATGTATGGTAGATCAAGATCTGTATACTTACAGGCAAGCTAAGTCTGTCAAATGTTTTCGGTTTGGGTCGCTCTATTGTTGTCTTATTCTTATTCCCCGGCTTTCCTCCGGGATCAACATTGACAAGTGCTAACAACTATTACACCACGAATGTCCTTACTTGTGGCATTGCGATTCGCTTACAATATTGCTAAAATGGCTTATTAAAATTACACTGTAAAAAGCAGTTAAAAGTCGTCAGCTTGGcatttttgttcccaaacaccATTTCACGTGTTTGTCACTGCAAGCGTTCTCGTTCCTATCCTAGTACATAGAGCATCGAGTGACCAACCATTACAAAAAGACATCTTTTGTAGGAATGTCGGAAGGCAACGTACGGGCAAACAGTGTCCAATCCATTCAAAGACCCTCCAAATCTGTCCATTAATTGGTGAATTTAAGGATATAATCCTGTGTTTCAAATAACACAATGAGAGTCTACAGTATTTAAGTTAAGTCACATTGCCTTAAGTCCCATTGCCATCCAGAAATGTGGTCATGTTTATACTGGCAACTGTACGGTTACGTATCAAATGTGTATACATAACTCACAAAAACAATTATGTTTTGGACGCTTCATGCCTATTTTGCCTAAAAAAGAAACCTTTCTGATTATACGGCTTGATGCAACAGATATAGCGACATCTCACTGAACCCTGTTAGTACTGAAATGGAAAAAGttatattttttttgtcattttttgctgAATAAATGAGTCCTATATGGTCATGAAAAAGTCGCTAAAAGTTGCCATACTGTCTGAGTGGTCTGTTGGAACATAAACAAGTTATGTTGGAAGACTTTCAGTTGCCTGCCAAGAAACAAGAACCCGCGGTCACTTCGTACATCCAGTATCTGTGGAGGGGAAGATGGGGAGAGAAtgagtttatttgtttgtcttgatTCAGAAGAAAACACgaagcaaaagaaaaacaacagctAGCCACGGTACCCAGATATACgtgcggttttgaaatgcttggcgttatgacaccatgaatgattttttaaaggCGTTTGCTACAACTTGTCTCTTAATCACCATACGAACGCTTTTCTGATTTTCAGCAAAACAGCATTAAACCATCGATTTCTTCCCTATGGAAGGCAATGTTGTTCTGCGCAATACACACAGTACGATAGGTACTTTGTCAACTAGCACTAAATGCCCACCTAATATTCGTAGTTTCCTCTGTGATTTCATAACTACATTTCGTTGAGTTCGTTCAGAGCTGCATCCAGCTCTGCCTTTGCTCCGCTGTACTTTTCTTTCCATTCTTCTAATTGATCTGAAAAAGGAGGACATAAAAATGTGAGACGAGAAAAGTTACGTGGTCTTATTTTGTAGGCTAAGTGTTTTTAGTACTACGCTAAACATAAGGTAGGAAATCTAATAAAGCACATGAGTGTCATTGAATACCAAAAATGTCTTGATGGTAGAAAATAGTGAATTGTTACGCTTCTTTTTCTTAACACACCATAAACGATGTCATGTACATTACTGATTGCATAGCATAGAAGTATCATATCACGAacagtgatatacatgtagttaccctCTAAGTCTGATTCTTTTTTCTCCATTAGTTGTATTTTCCTTTCGGCTGCCTCAGCACGGGTTTCAGTCTGGAAATTCAAGCCATAAAAGGATGTGAAATAGCGAAACGTGACTGCAGTAAATGCAACAGATCTATATACAAGacgttatttctttatttctttatttgagttCATCACAAACAATGTGAAAggaagggcaaaacaggtgcacaagcacctttacaagttccCCTCCCACACAGTAAAGACATCAACATCAACTGTTATAATATTTCACAGTATAAGCTATGTCCGGGTACACTACTTCGATCTGCAGTATTTTGAGCTTGGGTTCGAGTTTTAGAAATGTAAAAGTCAATTTATGTCCTAATCAAAAATCGGTACATTTGTAATTACATGATTAAAAGACTTGTAAACTATTCTGTTATCTCAAACATTGACGATTCTAGGCGCGTGTAAGTAAATGATGAGGAATAGCCGTACCTCTCTCATGCTGTCCTGAAGCTCTCTGTACCGACTCTGCAGGCTATTCTCCTCATCCTCTCCCTAAAAAACGAAACAAAAGTGTCTATCAGGAAAGCTGGATGACGGCTAATGGATAACAGCAGACGTAACAAGGCTGAAATCAGAGTCCGTATCAACCGCTACCACTACGCGTACTTACCGAGAAGAAAGGGTATCCATGGAAGAGCAGATAGACACAGCAAAGAGAATATGATGATGCAGATATGAGTATGAGCGGTTTGAGCGTAAGGAAAGCTGGACAAAACTGTGATAAAAACACCAATACCTACCAGACATTGTCAATATGTACATTGTCTTGAAAGTGTAATTGTTATCAATTATGAAGTATTCATGATAAAAGTGACTTAATATTTCACCATAGTCCACAGTAGAAGTCTACTTTTTCCGTCTGTTAGTAGTCTGTCAACGGCTTTTAAGCGCCGCCTTTCATAATTCACGAAAACTGTACCGAGTACACACTGTACTCACCCTGTTCTGGCTGGACTCCAAGGACCTGACCTGGTCTCCTGTTACCTGTAACTCTTCTTCCAACGCTTTCACTCGACTGGGAAAGAAAGATTTCGTCATTTCATTGGGTAAAACAAAAGCTTGAACAATTACTTGCGATAATTGTCGCCGGGGGAAAACCTTTAGATAAGATGTAAGTccacttttcattttcatttcaaggATAAATTTCAACatcagtgaatagttttatcaggttggttagtaactgaataaaaataatcttgtacacaaccaagtgttttattgaACCGACGTTTAGGTGACCGTCTGTCGCCTTCCTCAGGGAAATTCTGACCGGTCCACTTTACACTggagctataggtgtcgctgctcacagatgcggtcccaaaggttttcaaatttcaacaattCCCATATCAATAAACGGCCATATTTAAGCAatagaaataatgaaaaaaaaaatttcattgtAGTGTCCTGCACCGGCTttgtgctgtgttttttttttgctgaattctgTGCTGAATATTGTGCTGTATTCTGAAAACGTTCGTCATACTCACTCCTCAGCTTCTTTGTATTTCTCTTCCATGTTATCCAACTGCTGTTCCGCCATGACCAGTTTCCTAGAGACCTGAGAGAAAGGAAAGTTGGCAGCACTCTCAAAAATTGGAATTTCTTCACACACCCTTTTCATTAGAGGCTGCGACAGCGTTGCGACCACTGAGCGTCCTAAGGTTTGACGGAttgcttaacgaatttcatagctAAACGatttttctacgttttgtgtgttttgtgtcatgcacgatattccaatcatgaaatcaatAGTCACACAAATCAAagtttggtcgctgtacggtcgctcagcgatcgccctCTAGTGGAAAATGGGCCTTACAAGTCCAGTTAATAGAATGAATTTGTTGAAAGTGTATCCAAAAAAAGTCGAAGGCgattagaagaagaaaaatgacagGTTTTACCTCTTCATACTTCAGTTCCATCTCTTCTTTTGACTC comes from Branchiostoma lanceolatum isolate klBraLanc5 chromosome 2, klBraLanc5.hap2, whole genome shotgun sequence and encodes:
- the LOC136428244 gene encoding tropomyosin-like isoform X1 yields the protein MCERMEAVKKKLAALRKEAEVATERYEEADKARKEAEERAEQAENDIESMRRKMQLLEGDLDTAETSLKEANEKNQELESRLDEAERSKQALEHRSTTEDDKSYQMETDLKQAKESKEEMELKYEEVSRKLVMAEQQLDNMEEKYKEAEDRVKALEEELQVTGDQVRSLESSQNRGEDEENSLQSRYRELQDSMRETETRAEAAERKIQLMEKKESDLEDQLEEWKEKYSGAKAELDAALNELNEM
- the LOC136428244 gene encoding tropomyosin-like isoform X2; the protein is MEAVKKKLAALRKEAEVATERYEEADKARKEAEERAEQAENDIESMRRKMQLLEGDLDTAETSLKEANEKNQELESRLDEAERSKQALEHRSTTEDDKSYQMETDLKQAKESKEEMELKYEEVSRKLVMAEQQLDNMEEKYKEAEDRVKALEEELQVTGDQVRSLESSQNRGEDEENSLQSRYRELQDSMRETETRAEAAERKIQLMEKKESDLEDQLEEWKEKYSGAKAELDAALNELNEM